The Megachile rotundata isolate GNS110a chromosome 4, iyMegRotu1, whole genome shotgun sequence region TCTTATAGTTAATTTTGTTTCCCTTGCCAGAATATAGGCATAAAAACACATATGATTTACAGATAAATATAACCATCCTTGTCTAGGTAAACGAGATTTCCAATAACTAAAAAAAATGCAATACTTTCTtagaaattatagttggactaaCTGTATTCTTAATGTAATTATAAGCACCTGCAGGAATAATAATTAACCAACTTATCCTCCTTTGGTACATTAAATAGTTGGTGAAATTTAAAGGATACAGTTTTAAATGATTCTGGATCATCTTCTGTGAATAACAATATGTATTATGAATCATATGAAGTGttatttcttaattaattgcataattattaatttaccatCTGCAAACTGGCTATCAGGAATATTGTTTGCAATAATAGATTGTATTTTACAGCAaacaaattcagtaatttcttCTTCTGTGTCAAATGACTTTAAAGTGTCCATTAAATTTGAATGGAGCCATTCCCAATCTTGTAAAATTTCTTCATGGGTCAAGGAACATGCAATCTCTACACaagttttaaaaacaaaatttgtttctgctattttttaaaaaatttacaagataACCATTACATTTTACCTTACCCCAATAAACTTCTGATGATGGTGTTTGATGTAATATTCTAAAAGGTGGAGGCTTAGTATCTAAGACACTGTCCAATGTTCCTACTATAATAGAAGTAAGACCTTTTGTCTTTCCATGTCCTTTACGACGTTGTAAAACAAAATATACAGTTGCTTGTTCTGTTACcctatacaataaaattaaggGTACCAGATTACTTCCTGTAATAGATTTTTTCAGTAGCAAACATTTcagaaataattgtataaatccTTTAAATAGGACACCCTGTGCATTAATTACAATACAGATACcaaagaagtttgaaaatttattttgtataatagtatacaaatattttatattactggAATATATATTACTGTAAATATATGTGTATAGACAATTTATCGAAGTCGTATTCAATAGCGTGATTGTTTCTTATCAAGAATAAACCGTATCTCTCGTACGTTTGTAATTTATGACATTTTACGTTTATACAATGCGCGGCAATGTAAGAAGATGCaacgatttaaaatttaaaagctgCATAAAATTTCAGTTAACATGCTCAGCTAATAAACTCGCAAAATACTTAATTTCGATCGTACTTTTTGAAAGTAAACAAATAACATCGTCCAGAGAATCATTAGTTGGTTGTTACTGAAATATTCTATCCGTTTAATACAGCATGTATAAATTAGAAAAGCTTTTATAGTAGTATAacgtttaaaatttgtttaaattacaaaaagaaGCATACTGTCAGCTGTCTTTGACATACGATGTAAACAGTAATTATAACAAAACATGGATCTCTGTGTACACGTATCAATTTACCATAAAGCATTTGCCAGTAGAACTTCTTGTGGCTTCACCCACATATTGACCACCGTTGTTCCAGCACATATGGCACTAACGATACAAATCCAAACACTCTTTATCCAAGACACTTACAAAATTCTCTGTCTATCGAACTGAGAAAAAAATACTTGCCAAAGATAAACACCAACACGAAGTAGCCTGTTGTCAGCTATGTAAATTCGAACAATTTCGCCATtcctttaaattaaaatgttactaAGGTTACgacttttgaaacattttattatatcgcTTACAAGTGCATTATATAACATAGAATATAGTTCAGTAGGATAGgttttatttacataaatatttatataaataattataatcaactttataaataaaaagttgTTCCTACTatcaatgaatatttttttgtataataatgATTGATAATATGTTGCATcttaatacataaaattgtatttttcttaaatgtaaaaaaaaagatTATAATTTCTCCTAAacaatatgtattatttatttagttttatgCATATTTATTCTAATAGATGTCGCTGCAATTCCTAACCCCGACAATATCTGCACTAGAAGTTCATGCACGTGCCTAGGTTAAGACACGGCACAATTTTATAGATCGTTGTGTAGAGAAAATGGCGTCTCTCACAGGAGTTCGTTTTTTAATGAGAAATACCAGTACTCTTAAAAATTCAATCAGTCGACCATGCTTACGTGGTGTTATTACACAACTTCAGttaaacgaaaaatattttcattgtaaaCGACAAAGTACCATTAAAGTTTTACCGCAGGTAAACATTGCTCTTTTCTATAGCTCCGTGAAACTCCCTTTTGATGGTTCATATATTGGACTTAAAATTACGTATTATGTAACTGAAATAATTCGTATTTtgacaaaatataaaacaatagaTCGTTTTATGTTTATagcaataatttaacaaatactATTAATATAACATGTCACATTATAATTAAATGCGATGCATATAAAGTGGAATGTCTTCATATTTTCGATATCGATATTCggattttgtttttatattgatattattttatttaacactgAATTTGTTCTACGATCAAAGGCAGAAAATAGTGGTTTCTCGTGTTTTATTCTTTTCATTCAACTTCTCACAAACtttgttaaaaaaagaaatattatagcaatataaaataatacagaaaTGGTCTTGTACACATAGGTAACAACACAGAGTGTACGATTGTACTGTGTAGATACCAAAAGACAGACTCTTGAGAAACGTGTTCTAACAGTGATCAAAGCCTATGATAAAGTATCTGCAGACAaggttgtaaaattatatattttctacAAACTATTGTTTTACAGGGCCCACGAGTCAAGCAGGTGCGTCACTACAGTCATAAGGCACCATTATCACTTGAGCTTATTAAGGAGCGTGTGCTTTTAGTACTCAATCTCTATGATAAAATTGATCAAAACAAGGTATCTGATCATCATAATAGGATATAATAGTGAAAATGCGTGTGAAATTGGTTTTgcaaatattatataatgtagCAACctcctatttaaaaaatatttcaaaataattttgcttGTTTCAAAGCATCTACAacagataattttttataaacactTGGCTTGAATCGTGGAGTCTCTGTAATAAACtgatatgtaaatttaatttttatcttatattttttatgtttttttttgtagatataaaaatatatattattttgattACATATCAGTTATTTGATCTCACTATTTATGGATATATTCtgactaataattttaaatcttaCACAGTTAACCCTGGAATCCCATTTTATGAATGACTTGGGTCTGGATTCTTTGGATCACATAGAAGTTATAATGGCAATAGAAGATGAATTTGGTTTTGAAATACCAGATATGGATGCAGAGAAATTATTACGACCAGCAGATATAGTACGTTATGTTGCAGACAAAGAAgatatttatgaataaatatcTACATAAAAGTTACCACTTTATagtcagatatttttatttttaacatattgtataagaaaaacatttttgaattttgttttgcctgtatataaattttcagttgttataataataaagcAAACTATTAGATTCAAATATAAatgaacatttattatttatgatacTATAAAGGAAACAAATTTATATTCCATTTATAAATACTGCATTTTGAAGtaaagaataaattaattagaattaaGTTGAcgccaataataaaaattatgttgtAGGAAAATGACTGAAATACAATATTgttgatcaaattttattgtataaattttttccaaatcattttaactttttattattaataagacttaataattttaaaatatttaaaaagtatcaaagttttgaatttaatCCTGTTCGAACTTCTTTGAAGACGTCCCAATGCGCGAGTATCTGACATTATCCGACTACCCCACACATCCCTACTTTCAAGTCTATTTTCTCCGTCAATCCTGACAATGATGCGGGGCagagatttttaaaatattgatctCGTTTGATATGCCATAAGCTGGAACTTCGAAGCTTtgcaaatttgcgaatttacaaTTCTGGAACGTTTTCGGAATCGGATTTTCAGtctataaaagtttgaaaagtccTAATGTagagaatatataaaataaaagaatactgaGTATACGCGTTTACACGAACGTCGTAAAGAATGCTTGTGTGATACTTTTGGTTCAAATAATATTCGAACAAATCAGAATTAACATacgtaaaataaacaaaaattcgtcgaataatgagtataatttCCGGCTGAacgaaaatatgtaatataaaaattttgaaatgacaCAGCAATGCCATCTAACGGCATTTTGACAGAAATCTCTTTGACGTTTGGGATCAACGCGTTCGCGCTGTGCGCGTCTATGGTTCTGCTCGCGTGGAAAGTGAACGAGAAAAATTCGTGACGTGCTTAACCCACATTTTTCTTGTAGTATTTGTAAAATGTTCgtttttctgcaatttttccTGTTGTTTCTGTAAACGcctaattttaaacaataatttttaaaagattgAATCTTCCAAAGTGACCATTCGAATGTTCCGTGAAAgaacataatgcttatattcgCGTATGGACACCAGTGCCAGAACGATAGTTAGGTGAGTGAACGTACGAGAGGTCCCTGAACGCCAAGTTAGATATCACAGCTGGTATCCTGACTTTTAGTACGATGATTTCAATCCttcatattttaactttctcCAGCATACTTATTGTGTTATTTGTACACAAAAGCTGCTTTCTCATGATTTTTGTTACATAATTATCACAATTTTGAGTTTTGTCGCGCGAAAGTCTACAGTTTTTGTTCATAGTACAAATTATCGAACTGATTAACGAACTTAAACGGATTTCATGTTGCAACACGAATGTCAATGAGGTTCTTTATTTATTCgactttcataaaaattgtggTGTATTTGTACATGTTTTTACGTATTCGTAAAAGGGGTTACTTAAAATTTCGAATCGCCTATATATGCTTTCTCTAATAAACACCATATTATTTACATTGTTTATGATTTGTAGGTTTTATACAAATAAGAAACAAGTGATACTGTCCTAAAGGCAGTATGAGTGTaagtaaaatacattaaaaaccaTTGcataaagttaaataaatataatattatgtattaatattttaaacatatttgtaGAATCCTTATAGAGCCAGACCAACTAGGTCTAGAGTAGATCACAATTTAGGATATGGAGTTCATAATCAAAATGTGTGGAATCCAGTATCTAGAGTACAATCAGATATGCCATCGAATGATTCCATTCAACGTCAGCCCCCCATTGTAAATCAGTCTAAACAATCAACTGATCCTTGGAATAATTCATGGAATTGGGACTTTGACAAGCAAACAACAGAAAATCAACAACAACAGCCCCAACCGCAAGAACATCAGCAACACTATGTACCTTCATATACGAATCAAGGACAACTTATATCTAATTCTGTTCAAGATCATTGTTATCAAAATGTAAATGGTAACAAGTCTGACTTGCTCAATCAGAACTTAATGTTAGATAGAAATGCATCTGCAACAATTGCCAATAGACCACCAACTTCAAATCATTCGGACACCTTTAAACCTTATTCAAATTATACTCAATATCAGCAATATCCAACGCTACCACCACCACCGCAAGTAACTTCCTCCAAACCTGGATCTATGAATTTTGATCAACCTCAATGGACAAATGAACAGCCTAAAAATCTTCCTTATGGACagcaaatatcaaatatacagCAGCAAAAAGATCAAGGAACTCGTCCTGCTTTAGTTGGTAGTAATTACAATTGGAATAAGCCTGATCAAACAAATTTAATGACTCCACATAATTGGCAAAGTCATACTAATTTGTCAGGTCATGTACAAGATCCAAAAATAGATAAGGAAACACATGGTTTTGATGACATGGGTAATCAGAGTGTACCATCGTTACAGCAAACTAGTACAAATCAGCACCTTTTACCCTCTACTGAAAATAAAGAACATTCCATAAATGAAGCTAATAATTGGTCAAATCAAGTTAATGTATCAACTCTTCAGAGAAATAGTCAAAATCGTGATACCATATTGACCAATCAACAACCAACACAAACATATAATACCAATAATGAATTTAATTCATGGTCACAAACAGGAAACATAGATACTTTGCAGCAATGGAAACACACAGATGATACATATTCGAATCAGTGGTTACAGGAACAACGagagaataataatttaatagaagAAAGCATCAAACAAGATAATACTGCTACTCTTGCAACAAATGACTGGCAACAAAGTCATTCTCATCATGCTTTACCTAATGTGATAACAGCAACAGAGCCCAGTACAGacgatgaaaagaaaaaatctATTCCTTTGTTACACGCAAATTCTTTAAACTCTATGGATACTAATATACATACAAAAACGAATGTCGTTAAATCACAGTTATCAGATTCTCGTCTTAATGTGTCTGGTACTCCTGAAACTGTATCAACAGTTGCCAGTTCCGAAAATGTTTCAATGCAAGAAAGTAATGACTTTAACCTAGTTAGTGAATCAATAGAATGGGGAAAAAATAATGCAACAGAAGAATTACCTGCAAAATTAGAACAGTTGAATCTTGGTACTAAATTGAATaaacatttggaaaatttaaatgaaCCAAAAGAAATAAATCCTGTTATGGCAGAGGATGCATGGAGTCAAAATACAGCTTCCCATACAAGTACTACACCTGATAATATACCTGGGTTACCTTCAGATTATGTTTTACCTGGTACTGAAAGCACTCATTCTAACGaaaatcaaaatattattaGTAAGGAACATTCAATGCTCAATACATATCAAATGTCGAATGTTAAACCAATGGATAGCATAGCACAAAGTGGATATGATCAGTGGTACAGTCAAGCTGCATTGCCACTCTCTTCAGAAAATACATGGTATTCAAAAGATCATATTTGTCCACCCAAGGAATGGGTTACCGAACAAAAcgtagaaaattatgaaaatatacaGCAGCCTtcagagtttgtaaatttagaagtaGTTACTCCATCATTACAGAAACGCGATATCTACGGCTCTAGAGATTCTATTAACAAAGAAACTTTAGATAACGATCCGAAACCAGTTGTGAATCCTGTCAAGGAACCAACTAATGCGCGTGATTTCAGACAAGAAGTAAATAATATCGAGGTACCCTCTGCTCCACAATCGGCACGTTCTCATACGCTCCTTCAGTCAGAACAGGTAatgtaataattcaatttttcatataagtaaaaagtaaataaaaattgttttacagGTACCAGATAATTATGAGTTTGCAACAAATGATAGAAATACGTTTTTGGAAACTGGAGAATTAACCGATTCTCATCAGGAACATGAACCAACACCACCGAGCCAAGATGATGAAAATGATGAAGTGCCTAATGACATTCCTTTCTTGCGAGAAGTACCAGGACAATCAAGTTCCATAGACCCACGAAGAAACGACCCAACAGGACAGGAACAGTATATTCAATCCGGTCAAAGACTACCTGATCCAAGAAGAAATGATCCTTCTGGTCAGGAGCAGAGTGTTCCGTTAAGAAATATGTCCGATAGATCTGAACGTCGTGATGTTCCACCAGGGCAGGAACGAAACGTACCTTTACTTTCACGAACGGATTCCGATACGATGGAACGTCGCAATGATCCATCCGGCAGAGAACGATCTCTACCTCCGCAGCAGTCCCGCAATGATCCTTCTGGAGAAGAAAGACATCAGTCTCAACCTCAGATCATGCTTGAACCTAGCGAAACGAGAGAAGTACCTGGAAGGGGTAACGAATCTGAAGATTCATCTCAGCAAACCAATGAGAATTTAAGACAAATACCAGGAGGCGCATCTCCAAACGAAGTCACTCAATCATCGGATGATAGATCCAATGGAAGGATAGTTACAGGTTCTCAAGAAGTTGCTTCTACAGGCTGTGAGAGAAAATTTTATATGTGCGCGAATTTTGTTTTCGAACGAATAATTCTTATTCTTGGTTTTAGCTACGATACAAGACCAAACGAACGACTCGAGGAATAAGCGCGAAGAAGCAGTTGGTGCTTCTATACGCGAAAATCAAGGAGTTGCCATTTTATCGAATCGCAGAGACTCGTACGATGATGAAGATGATGAAGGTTCTGCGAACAGTAGAGACGATAGCAGAGAAAGACGTCGCGATAGCAGTTCTGAACGTCGACGATATGAATACGAACGAAAAAACGCATAGtcagtattaataaattatacatgtGTACTGATTCATattctatttaataattatgtaatgATTTATTTGCAGTTACGATCGTGAACGGGAGTTCGACGATGATTATTTCTATGATCGTCGTCGAGGAGGAGACAACGATCGAACGTACCCTACACGAGACGAATTCGACCGTCGGGAAATTCCGTATCGAGAAGATGATCGCAAGCATCATAGTCGCGATGATCTGGATAGACACGCGAGGGAAGAAATCGACAGAAGAAGAGTTAAAGAAGATTTGGACGAGAGAGACGGAAGAAGAAGGCCTGAAGACCgtagaaaagaaagagacgaTATGCGTCGCAGGGACAGAGAAGCCAGGGAATATGATCCGCGATACTCTAGAGATCGTGAATATATTGATCGTGATAGGAGAAGGGATGACCGACGATCGAGACGATACGACGATTACGATATAAGAGATCCATATAGAAGAGAATATTATGATGATCCTTATAGTAGAGGGTACTTATTTCTTCAATACGTATTAACATTTCAGGATACAGAGTTAGTTTAGATATATATCTTTTTCCAGGTCTAGGCCATCTAGTAGATCTTCTTACAATGATAGAGATCGAGAATATTATATGCGAACGAGAGATCCCTACTACGGTTACAATGGTATGTAAGTCAATCAggcattttattaaatttatgttgtcaaataaattaatatatattattgtgATATAGGATATCCTGGATACGATTATGGTGCCCATTACGCCAGTAATTATTATGCGTATATAGAAAATTTACGACGTACAAATCCTGCTGCTTATTCTGAATGGTATCATAAATATTATGCTAACCAACACCAACAACAGCATATATCTCGAGGTGCAAGTAATTATCCAGAAGATAGAGCAAGTGTTCATTCGGGACGAAGCTCCTGCGACGAAAGGTAAGCGTTAAAAAAGTGATTGGGAAAGGAAGCAATTGGATCtgaatattttaactttatttttctaTAGATTTTATAATATCGATTATGTGTTAGATTTTTTACAAATCCAAGTGCATGCTTCCACTCATCAAACAAAGCATTGTATGTTCCGTATTTCGGGTATCCTGGATGGACCAGGAGTCCACAGCGAAGACAGAATTCAAGTTATCGAAATTTAAATAGGTGAGACCGGGAGAATTCTCTCGGTTTGACACTTTCAAACGTTAGACATCCAATTTTTTGTTTCTAGTAATAATTTAGTTAAAAACGTAAATATCTCTTTCTGAATTAGGCGTAAATCCTTTAGTAGATATATattcaatttcttttacctttgtaaattttcttaaaacaaAAAATCCTGTCTTCTTTTCCTGTAGATGCTAAATAATATTCTAATATAGTAACTGCTTTGAATACGTTATTTTCTGTTGACGATTAAAAGGAGGTTCATGACTATTGTTGTTCCTgttgtaattttattgttatcgAGTTCAATTCGTAATACGAAAAACATTGTTTTTCAGGACGACTGGAGATAAACGTACTATAGGTGATATATCTATGCTAGAAGATTCGATATCCACTTCGGCGCGCATGACACCGTCTAAATATTCGGTTTCTCATGTATACGGtacagtttaaaattaaaaaaaatttttttcgtAGATTatcatgttttataaaaatattttatttttagggtGTTTTTCTATCGGAGCTCTGATACACGTACATCCAACTTATCCGAGTGATGGTGAAAGGGCCAAAGTAGACATTATTAGATTAGACAACTTACTGTCGTATGATCCTGTAACGCGAGATTTACGAGCTTATCCCGGACCTCTGATTAAGCAAGTGTAATCAGTACTTCTATGATCTAAGCATGTATATTTTCtagttaattgaatttcttatcatttttaatgttacaatatatttataggTATGCATGCTTAGGTATTGGTTAGAATTGCACTGTTTTCATTTTAACGTTTATTTTTCTATACAGGGGTGTTACTCATAAGAAAACTATTATTGAATATTGTGAGAACAAAATTAAGAAAGCAGCATCAAACGAAGAGATGACCGATCGAGCTTCGTACATACTTTTATATGAGCTAATGATTATGTTAATCCAACAAAATGGAGTAAGAGATACTTTTTaagcatatatatatatgcgtATAATTCTATACCTAATTGCATGTATTTTTTCAGAATGTTGTTGGTGTTGATATAGCAGCATTGTTGCTCAGAAACAAAGATTCATATCCTTATGATATGAATAAGCAAAAAGATTCGGGAAGAAGGGAATCGGTCATATCGCAGAGATCTGGTGTCACGATCGGAGATAGTCTTCAAAGTAGTGTAGATGGTGTGACAGcttccgaaaaagttgaaaataaacCACGAAAAAGTATCGAACAAATTACGGACGAGTTTAGAAATACGCTACTTTATGGATTAGTTCAAGAAGCACTAGGTACATGTATTTCTGTATTATGGGTGTCATTCAGTATAAAAACcatttaaatgtatatattttattttttcggtATAGAATATGCAATGAACGAAGGACTTTGGGGACACGCACTCTTCTTAGCTAGCAAATTGGATAAACGTACTCATGCATCTGTTATGGCACGTTTTGCAAATAGTTTACCGTATCATGATCCATTGCAAACTTTGTATCAGCTTCATTCTGGCCGCGTGCCTGCTGTTGTTACCGCTATATCGGATCCACGATGGGATGATTGGAGACCTCATTTAGCCATGATTATATCAAATACGTCTGCTAACCCTGAAattaatcgtcgttcgatcacGACTCTCGGAGACACACTTTCCGCACGAGGAGACATTCACGCGGCTCATTTTTGTTACATACTTGCACAAGTTGACTTTGGTGCTTATGAAGCAAGTAACGTGAAGCTTGTGTTAATTGGTGCAAATCATCATAAACCGTACAATTCATTTCTTTCAACGGAAGCAGTTATGCTCACGGAAATATATGAGTACGCTAGAAACCTCAGTGAACCAGGATTTACATTGGTggatttacaaacttttaaatttgatctAGCGGTAAAAATGGTGGATCATGGATTAATAGAAAAAGCTTTATTGTACATAGAAcaaattgcaataaatattgCTAATGAACCATCGAAGTATAAGAAATCGTTTATCGATGCAGTGTATAACTTAGGGGACAGAATTAGATATCATGATCCAGTCTATAAAGATTCCATAGATGAAGCTACAACTTTAGTATGGTTTAATAATTTAGCTGAAATTGTTGGTAAATTCCATGTAAGTTCAAATAGATTAATTCTTTGAAAACTTATTCTTGCCATATggaaagaaaaattatacatttctatGTTTTTACAGTCTGGAGAAATGATTGAAAATGAAGATTATGGTTCTCAAACTAAATTagcaaaatataatgaaaattcaGTAATGCAAGAAACGAAACAAAAACCGAATATCGTTCAATCAGAATACAGGGAAGGCCCAATATCAATGATGGAAGTAGCTTCAAGCAATGTACAATCAGACTGGCAGCCTTTATCTTTGCCGTCCAATATATCAGATGCTTATGATCAAAGCATGCAGTATACCACTAATAACGAAGAATCTTCTCAATATCAACAATCACAACAGCAAGATTATTGGAATCAAGATTCGTATTATCAGAATAATTATGGAAGAAACGACAGCACTGTTACTAATTGGCAACAACAATCAACTCATACGTCGTATCCTACGGAACAAGGTGACGTCGATAATTCACAGCCACAGGAAAAATGGAACTATGAGGTAAATTAATCGTTGCAATTGTATTCATACGTTTTATATCATCACACGTGCATTATCATAAAACTATTATGAACGCATTGTCAATTTCATTTGCATGCGTGTTTTATGTATCCAAAAGTTTTGCGTTTATTTTCTTCGTTGATTAGTATGTAGAAATAACATGTTTTCAACTTTTTCTTGATGCTTTCATATGGACAGACGGAAAGGGAAGAAAAAACACCCACTCCTGAAGTAAGTAATTATATGCTTACTCCGGATAGTAATCTCGATCCTGAGTGGTCATTGGATGACACCAATGTTAGTTCATTACGACGGCGAAAAGTATTAACCAATTCAAACCAATACATCGCTTCTTGTTCTTCTGTTTCTAATCTTAATACCTCGACGACAACATCGTCGAGTTCTAATCCTTATAGATCTACCACTTTAGATGAAAAATCTGTGAAATCTAGAAAGCTTACGACGTACCCAAAGATTAATGCAAATTATCCAAAAATTTTATCTAATGGTAAAATCCATCcaaaagatataaataaaataaagaaattagacGGCAGATATATAAAACCGCCCTCTTCGAAGCCCCCTGTCTTTTTAAAATGTAAAGTTAAAAAGAAAACTGAG contains the following coding sequences:
- the ND-ACP gene encoding NADH dehydrogenase (ubiquinone) acyl carrier protein isoform X1 translates to MASLTGVRFLMRNTSTLKNSISRPCLRGVITQLQLNEKYFHCKRQSTIKVLPQGPRVKQVRHYSHKAPLSLELIKERVLLVLNLYDKIDQNKLTLESHFMNDLGLDSLDHIEVIMAIEDEFGFEIPDMDAEKLLRPADIVRYVADKEDIYE
- the ND-ACP gene encoding NADH dehydrogenase (ubiquinone) acyl carrier protein isoform X2; amino-acid sequence: MASLTGVRFLMRNTSTLKNSISRPCLRGVITQLQLNEKYFHCKRQSTIKVLPQVTTQSVRLYCVDTKRQTLEKRVLTVIKAYDKVSADKLTLESHFMNDLGLDSLDHIEVIMAIEDEFGFEIPDMDAEKLLRPADIVRYVADKEDIYE